The Microbacterium phyllosphaerae region CCATGAGGCGCTCGGCGCCTCGTTCACCGACTTCGGCGGCTGGCAGATGCCGGTGCGCTACACGTCCGACCTCGCCGAGCACCACGCCGTGCGACAGGCCGCCGGGATCTTCGACATCTCGCACATGGCCGAGTTCATGGTCACCGGAGACTTCGCCGGGGACTTCCTCGACTACTCCCTGGCCGGTCGGCTGTCCGCCATGCCCGTGGGCAAGGCGAAGTACTCGCTGATGCTCGCAGACGACGGCGGGATCATCGACGACGTCATCGTCTACCGGCTCGCCGACGATCGCTTCCTCGTCATCGCGAACGCGGGCAACCGCGGATTCGTCGATGCCGCCTTCGCTTCGCGCGTCCGCTCGTTCCCCTCACTGATCGAGCGTGAACGTCCGGCGCTCGCCGCGGGGGAGGACCGCACCTTCGAGGGCTTCCTCGGAGATCGCGGCGTCGACGTCGAAGACGTCTCCGACGAGTACGCGCTGCTCGCCGTCCAGGGCCCCGCATCCGAGGCCATCGTCTCGTCGACGGCAGGCATCTCCGACCTCAGCACTCCCTGGGCGGAGCAGAAGTACTACTCCTGGGCCGATGCCTCCTTCCTCGGCGGACCGTTGCTCCTCGCCCGCACCGGGTACACGGGTGAGGACGGCTTCGAGCTGCTCGTCCGCGTCGCCGATGCCCCTGCGCTCTGGGACGCACTCGTCGACGCCGGGCAGACGCACGGTCTCGTGTCGGCCGGCCTCGCGGCGCGCGACACGCTCCGACTCGAAGCGGGTATGCCTCTCTACGGGCATGAGCTCTCCCGCGAGACCAAGCCGTCGCAGGCCGGTCTCGGACGAGTCGTCGTCACCGACAAGGAGAGCTTCATCGGCAAGGGAGCGGTGGATGCCGCATCCGATGCCCCCGTGCTCGTCGGGCTCGTCGCCGAGGGCAAGCGCGCGGGCCGTGCCGGGTACTCCGTCGTGGGCGAAGACGGCGCTGTGCTCGGCGAGATCACCAGCGGTGCGCTCAGCCCGACGCTCGGCCACCCGATCGCGATGGCCTACGTCGTACCGTCTTCCGCTGCGGAGGGAACCGCAGTATTCCTTGATGTGCGGGGGACCCGCATCCCCGCGACCGTGACCGCCCTGCCTTTCTACCGGAGGACCAAATGACCGACCTCAACGCACTCAGCTACACCGACGAGCACGAGTGGATCGCCGCTGACGGCGACACCGTGACCATCGGGATCACCGACTACGCCGCCGACAAGCTCGGCGACGTCGTCTTCGTCGAGCTCCCCGCCGTGGGCACCGAGGTCACCGCCGGATCGGTGGTGGGCGAGATCGAGTCGACCAAGTCAGTCGGCGAGCTCTACGCGCCTGTCACCGGCACGGTCGTCGAGATCAACGACGCCGCGGTCGACGACCCGTCGCTCGTCAACGCCGAGCCGTTCGTCGGCGGCTGGCTGATCAAGGTCTCCGTCGCCGCCGGTGCGCTCGACGGACTCATGGACCGCGACGCGTACGTCGCTCTCACGGAGGGCTGATCGACCAGTGGTCTCTTTCGCCGATCGTCACATCGGAACCACCGCGGCCGCCCAGCGTCAGATGCTGGACGCGCTGGGGGTCGAGTCCGAGCTCGAGGACTGGAGCCCGGTCGAGGCGCTGATGCGCCAGGCCGTGCCGTCGTCGATCTTCACGTCCGCCACCTCGGATTCGGTCATCCCTCGCGCAGCGAGCGAGACCGAGGCGCTCGCCGAGCTTCGAGCGATCGCCGCCCGCAACACGGTGAACCGGCCGATGATCGGCCTCGGGTACTACGGCACGATCACCCCTCAGGTGATCCAGCGCAACGTCCTCGAGAACCCCTCCTGGTACACGGCCTACACGCCGTACCAGCCGGAGATCTCGCAGGGGCGCCTCGAAGCGCTCATCAACTTCCAGACGATGGTGGCCGAGCTCACCGGTCTCACCACGGCCAACGCGTCGATGCTCGACGAGTCGACCGCTGTCGTCGAGGGGATGCTCCTGGCACGCCGCGCGTCGAACAAGGCCTCGAACGTGTTCGCGGTCGACGCCGACGCGTTCCCGCAGACGAAGGCCCTGCTCGAGACCCGCGCCGAGGCTGTGGGCATCGAGCTCGTGACCGTCGACTTCGCCGCAGGCGAGGAGCTCCCCGCGGAGCTCTTCGGCGTCTTCGTGCAGTACCCCGGCGCTTCCGGTCGTGTGTGGAACCCCACCGCCGTGATCGACGCCGCGCACCTCGCCGGCGGACTCGCGGTCGTCGCGGCCGATCTGCTCGCACTCACCCTGATCGCGTCGCCCGGTTCCCTCGGAGCGGACGTCGCGGTCGGCACCACGCAGCGCTTCGGTGTGCCCATCGGCTTCGGCGGCCCGCACGCCGGGTACATGGCCGTTCGTGCCGGGCTCGAGCGGCAGCTGCCGGGACGCCTCGTCGGCGTCTCGGTGGATGCGGACGGCAAGCCCGCGTACCGGCTGTCGCTGCAGACGCGCGAGCAGCACATCCGCCGTGAGAAGGCGACCAGCAACATCTGCACCGCGCAGGTGCTCCTCGCGGTGATGGCGTCGATGTACGCGGTCTACCACGGGCCTGACGGGCTCAAGGCGATCGCACGGGAGGTCGCGGCGAAGACCGCGATGCTGCGTGACTGGCTCGCCGACGCGGGTGCGGATGTCGTGCACGACTCGTTCTTCGACACGCTGCAGGTTCGGGTGCCCGGCCGCGCGGCCGAGTATGCGGAGCAGGCCCATCATGGCTTCGGCATCCTGCTGCACGCGGCTGATGCCGACACGGTCGGGATCTCGGTCGACGAGACCACGACGGTGGCCGAGCTCCACCAGGTGGCCCGTGTGTTCGGCGGTTCGCATGATCGTGCTTTCGGCTTCTACGGCTCAGGCTCGCAGGGCGCTCTGCCCGATGACCTGCTCCGCCAGGACGAGTACCTCACGCACCCCGTCTTCCATGCGCACCGCAGCGAGACGGCGATGATGCGCTACCTCAAGAGCCTCGCCGATCGCGACTACGCGCTCGACCGCGGCATGATCCCCCTCGGGTCGTGCACGATGAAGCTCAACGCGGCGACCGAGATGGCATCGATCACGTGGCCCGAGTTCGCGGGCATCCACCCGTTCGCTCCGGCCTCCGACGTCGAGGGATACCTCGACATGATCACGCAGCTCGAGGCGTGGCTCGCCGAGGTCACCGGGTACGACGCGGTCTCGCTGCAGCCGAACGCCGGCTCGCAGGGCGAGCTCGCGGGCCTTCTCGCGATCCGCGGCTACCACCTGGCGAACGGCGACACTCAGCGCACGGTGTGCCTGATCCCGTCATCGGCGCACGGTACCAACGCCGCCTCTGCGGTGCTCGCCGGCATGAAGGTCGTCGTCGTCGCCTGTGACGAGCTCGGCAACGTCGACCTCGACGACCTGCGCGCGAAGATCGCGGCGAACGCCGGCGAGCTCTCCGCGCTGATGATCACGTACCCGTCGACCCACGGCGTGTACGAGCAGGACGTCGTCGAGATCACCACTGCCGTGCACGAGGCCGGCGGCCAGGTCTACGTCGACGGCGCGAACCTCAACGCACTGCTCGGCTACGCCCGTTTCGGCGATCTCGGCGGCGACGTCTCGCACCTCAACCTGCACAAGACGTTCGCGATCCCGCATGGCGGCGGTGGCCCCGGTGTGGGTCCCGTCGCGGCCAAGGCTCACCTCGCGCCGTACCTGCCGTCGCACCCGCTCGCCCAGCGCGCGGAGCATGCGGGCGGGTTCGTCTTCGAGGGCGGTGCGGTCTCCGCCGCGCCCTACGGATCGGCCGGCATCCTGCCGATCTCCTGGTCGTACGTGCGGATGATGGGGGCAGACGGCCTTCGTCACGCGACGGCAGCCGCCGTGCTCTCGGCGAACTACATCGCCGCGCGCCTCGGCGAGCACTACCCGGTGCTCTACGCCGGCGAGAACGGCCGTGTCGCTCACGAGTGCATCCTCGACCTGCGTCCGCTCAAGGAGGCCACCGGCATCACCGTCGACGACGTCGCCAAGCGGCTCATCGACTACGGCTTCCACGCGCCGACGATGTCGTTCCCCGTCGCGGGCACGCTCATGGTCGAGCCGACGGAGTCGGAGGACCTCGGCGAGATCGAGCGGTTCATCGAGGCGATGATCATGATCAAGGCCGAGGCGGATGCCGTCGCGGCCGGGCGCTGGCCCGCCGACGACAACCCGCTGGTCCACGCACCGCACACCGCGGTCTCGCTGATCGCGGGGGAGTGGAGCCACGCGTACACCCGCGAGGACGCCGCCTACCCGGTGCACGCTCTGGTCGCCGGCAAGTACTGGCCGCCGGTGCGCCGCATCGACCAGGCGTACGGCGACCGCAACCTCGTGTGCGCCTGCCCGCCGGTCGAGGCCTTCGCCTGACCCGAGGAGCGTACAGAGACGGCGTCGTGTCCATCCGGGCATGGTGCCGTCTCTCGTTTCCGTGCATTTCCGCATGTTTCCGCGAGATTACATATGGTCACCACTCAGTAACGGTTCATTAGCCGAGTGCGGCGTCCCCTGAATCGCGGGTTACAGTCAACTATCCCTACGCGTTCGACGATGAGCGCGCAGTCTGATGAATACCCGTCCACAGGAGGACACAAAGTGAAGCGCAACAAGATCGCCCTTGCGGGCACCGCGCTGTTCGCGATCGGCGCCCTGGCGCTCGCGGGCTGCGCGAGCGGTGGAGGCAACGACGGCGACGGCGGCTCCGGCGCAGCCGGCGACCCGGATGCCATCATCACCACGAACGGCTCCGAGCCCGAGAACCCGCTGATCCCCACCAACACCAACGAGGTGGGTGGCGGAAAGATCCTCGACGAGATCTTCGCCGGTCTGATCTACTACGACGCCGACGGCAAGCCCGTCAACGACGTCGCCGAGGAGATCACGACCGAGGACCCGCAGAACCTCACGGTCAAGATCCGCAAGGGCCTGAAGTTCACCGACGGTGAAGAGGTCACCGCCGACAACTTCATCAAGGCGTGGAACTACGGCGCACAGGCCGAGAACGCACAGCTCTCGGGCTACTTCTTCGAGGACATCGAGGGCTTCGTCAACGACGCGGGTGACCCCGACAACCCCGATGACGACGTCTTCGGCGCGCAGGGTGACCTGTCCGGTCTGAAGCAGGTCGACGACTACACCTTCACGATCGCGCTGAACAAGCCGGCTTCCGACTTCGCGCTGCGCCTCGGATACTCCGCGTTCTACCCGCTGCCCGACGTGGCCTTCGAGGACATGGAGGCCTTCGGCCAGAACCCGATCGGCAACGGCCCGTACATGATCGACGGCGACGACGCGTGGCAGCACGACGTGCAGATCGACCTCGTTCGCAACGACGACTACGACGGTGGCCGCAAGGCTGCCAACGGCGGTCTGACCATCAAGTTCTACGCCACGCAGGAAGCGGCTTACGCCGACCTGCAGGGTGGGGACGTCGACGTGATCGACGCGATCCCGACCGGCTCGCTCCAGGTCTTCCAGGACGAGTTCGGCGACCGCGCCGTCAACCAGCCGTCCGCGGTCTTCCAGTCGTTCACGATCGGCCAGTTCCTCCCGCACTTCAGCGGCGAAGAGGGCCAGCTGCGTCGTCAGGCGCTGTCGATGGCGATCAACCGCGAGGAGATCACCGAGACGATCTTCTCGGGCACCCGCACCCCGGCATCTGACTTCACCTCCCCGGTGATCGACGGATGGTCCGACTCGGTCCCCGGCAGCGAGGTTCTCGAGTACAACCCCGACGAGGCGAAGAAGCTGTGGGCCGAGGCCGACGCCATCTCGCCGTGGGACGGCGAGTTCAAGATCGCTTACAACGCTGACGGTGGGCACGACGCCTGGGTCGACGCGGTGAGCAACAGCATCAAGAACACGCTCGGCATCGAGGCATCGGGCGACCCGTACCCGACCTTCCAGGACCTTCGCACGAAGATCAACGACCGCACCATCACCACGGCTGCGCGCTCGGGCTGGCAGGCCGACTACCCGGGTCTGTACAACTTCCTCGGACCGCTCTACGCGACCGGCGCCGGCTCGAACGACGGTGACTACTCGAACCCCGAGTTCGACGACCTCATCAAGGCCGGCATCAGCAACCCCGACCCCGATGCACAGATCGAGGACTTCACCAAGGCGCAGGAGGTCCTGTTCAAGGATCTTCCCGCGATCCCGCTGTGGTACTCCAACGTGACCGGTGGCTTCGGCGAGAGCGTCGACAACGTCACGTTCGGCTGGAACTCGGTTCCGCTCTACTACGAGATCACGAAGGCCGGCGAGTAAGTCTGACGGCACTTCACCTGTGAGGCGGTGACGATTTCTTCGTCACCGCCTCACAGGCTTGTGTCCACGCGGCTTTCTCTCCCCTCACAGAAGGGACAAGCGGATGCTCGGTTACATTCTGAGACGTCTTCTGCAGGTGATCCCGGTCTTCTTCGGAGCCACCCTGCTCATCTATTTCCTGGTGTTCGCCATGCCCGGCGACCCGATCCTCGCCCTGTTCGGCGACAAGACGCCGAGCCCGGCGGTCGTCGCGCAGCTGCGAGAGCAGTACCACCTGAACGAGCCGTTCCTCGTGCAGTACTGGTACTACATCACCGGTGTCTTCCAGGGCGACCTGGGCATGACCTATTCCGGTCGCCCCGTCTCCACGGTGCTGGCCGCGACACTGCCCGTCACAGGGCGTCTCGCCGTGATGGCGATCGCCATCGAGTTCGTCCTGGCGATCATCATCGGCACGATCTCGGCGTTGCGCAAGGGCAAGCTCTTCGACAACGTCTCGCTGGTCGTGGCTCTCGTCGCGATCGCGATCCCGATCTTCGTGGTCGCGTTCCTCGCCCAGTACTTCCTGGCGATCCAGTGGGGTTGGTTCAAGCCGACGGTCGGCGCCGACAACGACTGGGGTGGACTCTGGCTTCCCGCGATCGTGCTCGGGTTCAGCCTCTACGCGGTGAGCATGCGTCTGATGCGGAGCTCGGTCATCGAGACTCTGAATCAGGACTGGGTACGCACGGCGTACAGCAAGGGGCTCTCGCGCAACCGCGTGCTTCCCGTGCACGTGCTGCGCAACTCGCTGATCCCCGTGATCACCAACTCGGCCACGAACTTCGGTGTGCTGCTCGTGGGTGCGACCGTCACCGAGGGCATCTTCAACGTGCCGGGTGTCGGAAACACGCTCTTCCAGGCGATCCAGCGCGGCGAGGGGCCGACGGTCGTCTCGTTCGTGACCGTCTTCGTCATCCTGTACGTGCTGGTGAACCTGCTCATCGACCTGCTCTACGGTCTGCTCGACCCGAGGATTCGCTATGCCTGATCCCATCTCTCCAAAGCACTACGTCGCCCCCATCGAGACGGAGTCGATCGCGGTCGACGCGGTCCGCATCTCGGACAAGCCCAGCAACCTCTGGCGGGACGCCTGGTTCGACCTGCGTCGCCGTCCGCTGTTCTGGTTCTCGATCGCGCTGGCCCTCGTCTTCCTCGTGATGGCCGTGTGGCCGACGCTGTTCACCGCGACGCCGCCCAACGACCAGTGCTACCTGTCGAACAGCAACGGCGGACCGGCCGAGGGGCACCCCCTCGGATTCACCTTCCAGGGCTGCGACATCTACGCGCGCATCGTGTGGGGCGCCCAGACGTCCCTCGCGGTCGGCCTGATCGCCACGCTGATCTCGTCTGTTCTCGGTCTGATCATGGGTGCGCTCGCGGGCTTCTACGGCGGGTGGCTCGACTCGGTCCTCTCGCGTGTCGGCGACATCTTCTTCGCGATCCCGTACATCCTCGCGGCCGTGGTCGTGATGACGGTGTTCAAGGACATCCGTTCGGTGTGGATCCTCGCGCTCGCCATCGGCGGGTTCGCCTGGGCATCCACCGCCCGTGTCGTGCGAGCGGAGGTGCTCCGCGTGCGTCAGGCCGACTTCGTGATGGCCTCGCAGGCCCTGGGGCAGTCGAAGTTCAAGATCCTGTTGAACCATGTCGTCCCGAACGCGATCGCGCCTCTGCTGGTGGTGTCGACGCTCGGCCTCGCCGCTGCGATCGTCGCTGAAGCCACTCTGTCGTTCCTCGGAGTCGGACTCGGCAGCAGCGTCATGTCGTGGGGGAACGACATCGGCGATGCCCAGGCGTCGCTGCGTGTCGCGCCGATGGCACTCATCTATCCGTCGATCGCGCTCACCCTCGCGGTGCTCGCGTTCGTCACCCTGGGCGAGCTCATCCGAGACGCCCTCGACCCGAAGGCGAGGGCACGCCGATGAGCGAGCGAATCACCGAACAGGTCCCGCTGCTCAGCATCCGTGACCTCAGCGTCGCGTTCCGCACGCAGGAGGGCCTGCGCGAAGTGCTCCACGGAGTCAGCTTCGACGTCATGCCCGGCGAGACCGTCGCGATCGTCGGCGAGTCGGGCTCGGGCAAGTCCACGACGGCCACGGCCATCGTGAACCTGCTCCCGGGAACCGGTGAAGTCACCGCCGGATCGATCACCCTCGAAGGCCGCGAGCTCACCACGCTCAACCGTCGCGAGATCGAGGCTGTTCGCGGACGGGACATCGGCTTCGTTCCGCAGGATCCGATGTCGAACCTCAACCCCGTCTGGAGCATCGGCTTCCAGGTCAAGGAGGCGATCCGTGCGAACGGCATCGCTCAGGGGCGCGAGGCCGCCAAGGCACGCACGGTCGAGGTGCTGCAGCAGGCCGGGCTGGCGGATGCCGAGAAGCGTCTGCACCAGTTCCCGCATCAGTTCTCGGGCGGAATGCGTCAGCGTGCGCTGATCGGGATGGGCCTCGCGGCCGATCCGAAGCTGCTCATCGCCGACGAGCCGACCTCGGCTCTGGATGTGACGGTGCAGCGCGTGATCCTCGATCACATGGCGTCGCTCACTCGCGACAAGGGCACCTCGGTGCTCCTGATCACGCACGACCTGGGCCTCGCGGCCGAGCGTGCGGACAAGATCATCGTGATGAACGGCGGCAACATCGTCGAGGCGGGTCCCAGCAGGCAGATCCTCGAGGACCCGCAGCACCCGTACACGAAGCGCCTGGTGTCTGCCGCGCCGAGTGTGGCGTCGCAGCGCATCCAGGCGGTGGTGGAGGACCGGGGTATCGAGACGCTCGAGGATCTCGCCGACATCCCGCCGACGGTGCGGGTCGCGGGGCTGACGAAGGACTATCGGATCCGTCAGGGAGGCTTCCGCAGTGAGGCGTTCCGAGCGGTCGACGACGTGTCGTTCGCGATCCCTCGCGGCAAGACGCTCGCGCTGGTCGGCGAGTCGGGTTCTGGCAAGTCGACCGTCGCGAAGATGGTGCTGAAGCTCGAGGAGCCCACCAGCGGAACCATCGAGATCGACGGCCAGGATGTGTCGAAGCTGTCGAACGCGCAGGCGTTCGGTCTGCGTCGGCGTATGCAGCCGGTGTTCCAGGACCCGTACGGCTCGCTCGACCCGCTGCGCAACATCGGC contains the following coding sequences:
- a CDS encoding ABC transporter permease, giving the protein MLGYILRRLLQVIPVFFGATLLIYFLVFAMPGDPILALFGDKTPSPAVVAQLREQYHLNEPFLVQYWYYITGVFQGDLGMTYSGRPVSTVLAATLPVTGRLAVMAIAIEFVLAIIIGTISALRKGKLFDNVSLVVALVAIAIPIFVVAFLAQYFLAIQWGWFKPTVGADNDWGGLWLPAIVLGFSLYAVSMRLMRSSVIETLNQDWVRTAYSKGLSRNRVLPVHVLRNSLIPVITNSATNFGVLLVGATVTEGIFNVPGVGNTLFQAIQRGEGPTVVSFVTVFVILYVLVNLLIDLLYGLLDPRIRYA
- a CDS encoding dipeptide ABC transporter ATP-binding protein codes for the protein MSERITEQVPLLSIRDLSVAFRTQEGLREVLHGVSFDVMPGETVAIVGESGSGKSTTATAIVNLLPGTGEVTAGSITLEGRELTTLNRREIEAVRGRDIGFVPQDPMSNLNPVWSIGFQVKEAIRANGIAQGREAAKARTVEVLQQAGLADAEKRLHQFPHQFSGGMRQRALIGMGLAADPKLLIADEPTSALDVTVQRVILDHMASLTRDKGTSVLLITHDLGLAAERADKIIVMNGGNIVEAGPSRQILEDPQHPYTKRLVSAAPSVASQRIQAVVEDRGIETLEDLADIPPTVRVAGLTKDYRIRQGGFRSEAFRAVDDVSFAIPRGKTLALVGESGSGKSTVAKMVLKLEEPTSGTIEIDGQDVSKLSNAQAFGLRRRMQPVFQDPYGSLDPLRNIGNTIAEPLQIHGVGDRASQRERVEELLDQVSLPRVLATRYPNELSGGQRQRVAIARALALKPDIIVLDEAVSALDVLVQDQVLQLLAELQSELDLTYLFITHDLAVVRVSSDLVCVMEKGKIVEQGTVDEIFANPQQEYTDRLLKAIPGASITLGGHGE
- a CDS encoding glycine cleavage system aminomethyltransferase GcvT gives rise to the protein MSDPRYTPLRERHEALGASFTDFGGWQMPVRYTSDLAEHHAVRQAAGIFDISHMAEFMVTGDFAGDFLDYSLAGRLSAMPVGKAKYSLMLADDGGIIDDVIVYRLADDRFLVIANAGNRGFVDAAFASRVRSFPSLIERERPALAAGEDRTFEGFLGDRGVDVEDVSDEYALLAVQGPASEAIVSSTAGISDLSTPWAEQKYYSWADASFLGGPLLLARTGYTGEDGFELLVRVADAPALWDALVDAGQTHGLVSAGLAARDTLRLEAGMPLYGHELSRETKPSQAGLGRVVVTDKESFIGKGAVDAASDAPVLVGLVAEGKRAGRAGYSVVGEDGAVLGEITSGALSPTLGHPIAMAYVVPSSAAEGTAVFLDVRGTRIPATVTALPFYRRTK
- the gcvP gene encoding aminomethyl-transferring glycine dehydrogenase → MLDALGVESELEDWSPVEALMRQAVPSSIFTSATSDSVIPRAASETEALAELRAIAARNTVNRPMIGLGYYGTITPQVIQRNVLENPSWYTAYTPYQPEISQGRLEALINFQTMVAELTGLTTANASMLDESTAVVEGMLLARRASNKASNVFAVDADAFPQTKALLETRAEAVGIELVTVDFAAGEELPAELFGVFVQYPGASGRVWNPTAVIDAAHLAGGLAVVAADLLALTLIASPGSLGADVAVGTTQRFGVPIGFGGPHAGYMAVRAGLERQLPGRLVGVSVDADGKPAYRLSLQTREQHIRREKATSNICTAQVLLAVMASMYAVYHGPDGLKAIAREVAAKTAMLRDWLADAGADVVHDSFFDTLQVRVPGRAAEYAEQAHHGFGILLHAADADTVGISVDETTTVAELHQVARVFGGSHDRAFGFYGSGSQGALPDDLLRQDEYLTHPVFHAHRSETAMMRYLKSLADRDYALDRGMIPLGSCTMKLNAATEMASITWPEFAGIHPFAPASDVEGYLDMITQLEAWLAEVTGYDAVSLQPNAGSQGELAGLLAIRGYHLANGDTQRTVCLIPSSAHGTNAASAVLAGMKVVVVACDELGNVDLDDLRAKIAANAGELSALMITYPSTHGVYEQDVVEITTAVHEAGGQVYVDGANLNALLGYARFGDLGGDVSHLNLHKTFAIPHGGGGPGVGPVAAKAHLAPYLPSHPLAQRAEHAGGFVFEGGAVSAAPYGSAGILPISWSYVRMMGADGLRHATAAAVLSANYIAARLGEHYPVLYAGENGRVAHECILDLRPLKEATGITVDDVAKRLIDYGFHAPTMSFPVAGTLMVEPTESEDLGEIERFIEAMIMIKAEADAVAAGRWPADDNPLVHAPHTAVSLIAGEWSHAYTREDAAYPVHALVAGKYWPPVRRIDQAYGDRNLVCACPPVEAFA
- a CDS encoding peptide ABC transporter substrate-binding protein, translated to MKRNKIALAGTALFAIGALALAGCASGGGNDGDGGSGAAGDPDAIITTNGSEPENPLIPTNTNEVGGGKILDEIFAGLIYYDADGKPVNDVAEEITTEDPQNLTVKIRKGLKFTDGEEVTADNFIKAWNYGAQAENAQLSGYFFEDIEGFVNDAGDPDNPDDDVFGAQGDLSGLKQVDDYTFTIALNKPASDFALRLGYSAFYPLPDVAFEDMEAFGQNPIGNGPYMIDGDDAWQHDVQIDLVRNDDYDGGRKAANGGLTIKFYATQEAAYADLQGGDVDVIDAIPTGSLQVFQDEFGDRAVNQPSAVFQSFTIGQFLPHFSGEEGQLRRQALSMAINREEITETIFSGTRTPASDFTSPVIDGWSDSVPGSEVLEYNPDEAKKLWAEADAISPWDGEFKIAYNADGGHDAWVDAVSNSIKNTLGIEASGDPYPTFQDLRTKINDRTITTAARSGWQADYPGLYNFLGPLYATGAGSNDGDYSNPEFDDLIKAGISNPDPDAQIEDFTKAQEVLFKDLPAIPLWYSNVTGGFGESVDNVTFGWNSVPLYYEITKAGE
- the gcvH gene encoding glycine cleavage system protein GcvH, which codes for MTDLNALSYTDEHEWIAADGDTVTIGITDYAADKLGDVVFVELPAVGTEVTAGSVVGEIESTKSVGELYAPVTGTVVEINDAAVDDPSLVNAEPFVGGWLIKVSVAAGALDGLMDRDAYVALTEG
- a CDS encoding ABC transporter permease: MPDPISPKHYVAPIETESIAVDAVRISDKPSNLWRDAWFDLRRRPLFWFSIALALVFLVMAVWPTLFTATPPNDQCYLSNSNGGPAEGHPLGFTFQGCDIYARIVWGAQTSLAVGLIATLISSVLGLIMGALAGFYGGWLDSVLSRVGDIFFAIPYILAAVVVMTVFKDIRSVWILALAIGGFAWASTARVVRAEVLRVRQADFVMASQALGQSKFKILLNHVVPNAIAPLLVVSTLGLAAAIVAEATLSFLGVGLGSSVMSWGNDIGDAQASLRVAPMALIYPSIALTLAVLAFVTLGELIRDALDPKARARR